A single genomic interval of Seriola aureovittata isolate HTS-2021-v1 ecotype China chromosome 10, ASM2101889v1, whole genome shotgun sequence harbors:
- the LOC130176087 gene encoding uncharacterized protein LOC130176087, protein MEPNPGDDPAPTAALLCSLLSLVVPPGFGHQMFELYRLQTAALRRRRRREMMERERRRRQYLRRRRAFLLSSIAAALSLLSTTSRLVWVRARRPGQNLWATAEAFDDEEWKAQFRVSRVTFDYLLDLIGPAIKRRRTNYRVPIEPRRRLAITLWWFARSGEYRSIADMFDVGIATVCMIVRQVSSAIVERLFHRFVSLPSGPRLDDTLQAFKDRCYPQCAGAIGGTHIPIAPPRDNPDHYLNKSGWHSVILQAVVDHNLCFTDVYAGWPGSSSSAAVLSSSDLYLKAEDRPDGYLFPRERSLLSEGVEIPVHLIGDTSFPLKPWLMKGYSEEQQLSPERRRFTYTLTSARSVVDAAFTRLKGRWRCLLKKSDIDISMMPRVVAACCVLHNICEVRGDSFLPEWNIDMAPSESYLRQPDTESSEGDTYCTAEVIRDTITYNLLTILQY, encoded by the exons ATGGAGCCGAACCCCGGGGATGACCCGGCCCCAACAGCCGCGTTGCTCTGCTCCCTCCTCAGCCTCGTGGTTCCTCCGGGGTTCGGTCACCAGATGTTCGAGCTGTACCGGCTCCAAACCGCCGCCCtgaggcggcggcggcggcgggaAATGATGGAGCGggagcggcggcggcggcagtaCCTGCGGAGAAGGAGAGCCTTCCTGCTGTCCTCCATCGCGGCCGCGCTCAGCCTCCTCTCCACCACCAGCAGACTGGTCTGGGTCCGAGCCCGGAGGCCGGGTCAGAACCTCTGGGCCACGGCCGAAGCGTTCGACGACGAGGAGTGGAAGGCGCAGTTTCGCGTGTCCCGAGTGACGTTCGACTACCTGCTCGACCTGATCGGCCCGGCTATCAAACGTCGCCGGACGAACTACCGCGTCCCCATCGAGCCGCGCCGCAGGCTGGCCATCACCCTGTGGTGGTTCGCGCGGTCCGGGGAGTACCGCTCCATCGCCGATATGTTCGACGTGGGAATCGCCACGGTGTGTATGATTGTGCGTCAGGTGTCCTCCGCCATCGTGGAGCGGCTGTTTCACCGCTTCGTGTCGCTGCCGAGCGGCCCGCGGCTGGACGACACCCTCCAGGCCTTCAAGGACCGCTGCTACCCGCAGTGTGCGGGGGCCATCGGCGGGACTCACATCCCCATCGCTCCTCCGAGGGATAACCCCGACCACTACCTCAACAAGAGCGGGTGGCACTCCGTCATCCTGCAGGCGGTGGTGGACCACAACCTCTG CTTCACTGATGTGTACGCCGGCTGGCccgggagcagcagcagcgccgcGGTGCTGTCCAGCTCAGACCTGTACCTGAAGGCAGAGGACCGCCCAGATGGTTACCTGTTCCCCAGAGAG AGGTCGCTTCTGTCTGAGGGGGTGGAGATCCCCGTCCACCTGATTGGCGACACCTCGTTCCCTCTGAAGCCCTGGCTGATGAAGGGCTACAGcgaggagcagcagctgtctcCTGAGCGCCGGCGCTTCACCTACACTCTGACCTCAGCCCGCTCCGTGGTGGACGCCGCCTTCACGCGGCTGAAAGGACGCTGGAGGTGTCTGCTGAAGAAGAGCGACATCGACATCTCCATGATGCCCAGAGTGGTGGCGGCGTGCTGCGTCCTGCACAACATCTGTGAAGTCAGAGGGGACAGTTTCCTTCCTGAGTGGAACATTGACATGGCTCCTTCTGAGAGTTATCTAAGACAGCCTGACACAGAGTCGAGTGAGGGAGACACGTACTGCACTGCTGAGGTCATCAGAGACACCATCACCTATAACCTGTTGACTATACTGCAGTACTGA